The Triticum urartu cultivar G1812 chromosome 5, Tu2.1, whole genome shotgun sequence genome contains the following window.
gagattgaacaaggtattgggataccgacgatcgagtctcgggcaagtaacataccgattaacaaagggaattgtatacggggttgattaatcctcgacatcgtggttcatccgatgagatcatcgtggagcatgtgggagccatcatgggtatccagatcccgctgttggttattgaccggggagtcgtctcggtcatgtctgcttgtctcccgaacccgtagggtctacacacttaaggttcggtgacgctagggttataaagatatgaatatgcagtaacccgaatgttgttcggagtcccggatgagatcccggacgtcacgaggagttccggaatggtccggaggtaaagaattatatataggaagtgctgtttcggccatcgggacaagtttcggggttatcggtattgtaccgggaccaccggaggggtcccgggggcccaccgggtggggccacctgtcccggggggccacatgggctgtagggggtgcgccttggccttcatgggccaagggcaccagccctactaggcccatgcgcctagggtttccaccacggaggagtccaagtggtggaaggcaccccgaggtgccttggggggagggaaaccctcccctggccgccgcacctaggagattggatctcctaggctgcgcacccccccccttggccctcctatatatagtgggggagaggagggatttcatacctcagcctttggtgcttcctctctccccgttacgtctctctctcgtagtataggcgaagccctgctactgtgacgccctgcatccaccaccacgccgtcgtgctgctggatcttcatcaaaccctcttccccccttgctggatcaagaaaggaggagacgtcatccgttccgtacgtgtgttgaacgcggaggcaccgtccgttcggtgcttgatcatcggtgatttgaatcacgtcgtgttcgactacatcatccccgttctttgaacgcttccgctcgcgatctacaagatacgtagatgcatctaatcactcgttgctagatgaactcctagatggatcttggtgaaacgagtaggaaaaattttgttttctgcaacgttcctcAACAACATGTTGGTTTTGATTTGTGATTGTGGCCTCTATCCACAGCTGATTTTTGTCGTGGTCCGCGGCTTAACATGATTCCTTCACCAATATGTAACTCGATCGTAGGATCATGTGTAAATGTCATTACCTTGAAAGTAAAGGAATCGGAAGTTGGCTTCCCGATAAAAGTTTTTGGTACCGTTGTAGCAAGAGACCAGGTCGACTATAGATGTGTTTATCTCTTCAGGCGTGAAAGGGATGATCCCCAACTCATCACCTCGGCGGTATGTATTTGTGCCTCCAATCTTTTCCTATGCTTATGTATGGCTCCAAAACACATGGAAAGATTATTTTGGTTGAATTTTCTTTTTGCAGGATGGCAAGTTAACTTTGATGGATCCATGCCGAGGGCTTGTTCCGGCAGACAGAATATATTTTGAGATGAATTTAAAGATAGTCCGTGATGGAGGTGAGGTTGAAGATTTCAGCAAAGGTGTGATCGTTTTCAACAGGGCCCGCCTCCCTAATGATAAGCAGACCATGGGTGTGAGTCTAAATAGTTATCTGAGTAGGGTGGAAGTGAGATGTGCGTATGTTGTATATCCCATTGAAGCTACCATTGAAGTCAATATTTTGAAGGGACCGTGTAGTGTCTCAAGAGTTGCCGCCTGGACTACCAAGAATTATGAGTATAGTATGGATCTTTACAACGGTGGTAAAGCAGCAGCAGAGATTGAGGCAGGAACCGTTCCCTTGAGTCGGCATGTTGTAGCTGTCCCACTTGGTAGAAAGTTGGTGCTCCTTGTCACCGGTCGTAGCGTTGGTGATGTTTTTAATAAAAACATCATCGTACCTTTAGGACGATCCAATGAGATGATGCATTATAGATTAGGTTCCGCACTTGTGGAGGTGAAACTTGTCTGGACAGCTGTTCCCAGACGCGAGAGGCAAGATATGATCAAGGATGTGGGAGACGAGAGCCTTTTGATGTGATCCGGCTGAGCATCTGTTTGATGGATGGAAATCGACGCCTCGAAAGTATTCTGTATTCTGGAAAGTATCTTTATTTTCTAGCAGACGGCTGTAGATTCCATGTACTCGTATCTTTATATTTTGGAATGAAGGTGTTTGATTTACTACTCTGTTATTCCTGCCAAAGAGTGTCTTTTTTAATGGATGGAAATCGACATCTCGAATTATTATTATCACTAGGAATAACTTAGATTCGGATAGTAGCGCAAAGCTAAGTAAAAAAAAAAAACCAACGTTGCTTAACTGAGACAAAAATACGGTGACTTCAACAGTCAACATTGTGTTTTTCAATCAAGGTGAAAAACTGTATACAAAACAGTTGCATAGGATGTATACAGGCAAAATGTACTGCCAAAGATGGGCAGCGCAAAGTGGATACAATGATTAGCTGAGTCTAGCCGAGCTGAACCAAAATATTTAAGCTGGAACGCTGTATCCAAATTGTATCAGCGTAAATCTGTAGTGCAAACAGAACGTTTTGGACCCAGCCATTCTACTACATCATTATGTATTCGTAGAATAAACAGTAAAGTAGTTCCTGCTTATATAAAATGCACCATGGAAGAATGAACAGAAAGAAAGCGTGCTCTGCTTTTATGGAACATATTCTGAAAATCAAAAAATGGAAACCAACATTAGCAAGTACAAATGGAGCAGAAATTTGAGAGCACAGataactatatatatatatatatatatatatatatatatatatatatatttatatatatgaGAACATACACGAGAATCAAGTATTTCGGACCTACGACCTCCTTGGCTCCTTCAACAACAGGAAGTACCTGTCTAAAATATAGGCAAAAATGATGATTGGCATTCGGCGGTTCACATAGGAAAACTGAAACGGTATTTTCACAATTATTTGCCAAACAATTATGACATCCATGGTACACCACCTTTGCTAAAATGAAGTCTAAGTTGGGTGTTTGCAATGCAAAAAGAAAAAACTTTCAAATGCTGTCAGAAGAAAATTAAAGCTCTACATAAATCCCATCACTTGTGTACtacacacaaaagcatagcaacaAATGATACATCTAAATAAAAGATGACGGCAGATATTGGATGATTAATCAAAACCAAAGCATGGCTAAGCACCAAAAAAATTAAATCCACCTGCAAACTATGATGCCAACAATAATAATTAAGAAAGAGTCAGTAAAACATGACCAATCATGGTGGATGATAAGTACATGACATGTGGACACTGCATTAGCAAGAGGGGGTATATGAGGTACCATACAAATTAAAAGACAAAAAAGAGTTGTGCATGCATGATCAGGCTTTATAGCAGGAGATCCTGGAGCAACTCCAATGCCAAACTGTATACCCACACACAAAAATAAGAGAagcatagccattctgagatgcTTAATAGAAGAGAAAACTAAGGGATATATTCCAGAGCAATAGATATGGACATACATAGCGAAGTGTAACAATGGTGGAAGAGGCAAAATGAGCCGGGATGAAAGAGTGAGGAGAGAGCCGATGCGCTGCCGTCAGCCGGAAACGTTTCAATGACGGTCAAACCCCTTTGACCAAACGGAAACGGCACGGAAGGGTATTTCTATAATGGCACATGACGGAAGAGGGGCATAATTGAGCATGTTTTTATTTAGAGGTAACGATGAGGTCAGACGAAAATTAGGGGGAAAATGGAAATGTCCCAATATGTTATTGTCATGCAAGCTAGCTGCAGCAAGGTGCTACCTATTATCCTTGTTACGTGTTATGATGAAAATATTATATTATTCTCATAAATTGTTCGATCTAAAATTACAAGACAGGTGCTACCAATTTTTTTTAGAAATACGTAATCTCAGTATGTTAATTTGAATAGAACTGGTTCAGCATGGTCATTTGCCATTGAGGGCAAAATCGTCATTTTGCTTACTTTGACAGAAGTGGTTCACACCGACTTAAACGGTTGATGACAAATTGGCAAAGAAACGAGCTTGTAAGCAGCACAAGAGCAACATTGGTTTGTTCGATGGCAAATGAGCAATAGCCGAGCTTGCACTACAAGGAATGTGTTAATACATGACGGACTCGGACTGTCACAATTATGCATAACCGTCAAGATAGGGCATTCATGACGGATTCTGAatccgtcatgtatatcgcgtcataatttgGCCACCATGCACTCCTTGACGGATTGCCAAATCCGTCATGGATCCATGACGGTTCTTGACCGTCACAGGTTAGTATTAGATAACGGCGTTAACCATGCATTTCACATCAACGTATTACATGGCGGCCAACAAGGATTTGACATGGCGGCCCAATTGTTTCAAATTTTGGCCCAATAATTTTGTTATAGCCTTTGTGGCAAATGGCCCAAATAGAATTCCAGCCCATGAATTAGCCCAAATAGGGTTTCAAACTAAGTTTTTATAGCTCAATATTCTTTCGACCGAATCAGCTGCCAATTAGTTTGGGTCCAATTCGTACTTACAGACCATTAGATTTCCTTAATATTTCTGCACATATCATCGTCAAATAAAAGCAAATTACATAAGGAGCAAAGGCAAAACGGACCGCTAAAAACTAAAATATTACAAAAGGTCATTTGCAACGAAGGCCACAGCCCCCCACTCCATCTCCGCCCATCGCTCGCCGGAGATTCTCCACATCCCGTCTATTCATGATGGATGGCGCGACTCCGGTGTCCTTGGCGCTGCTCGCCGTTTTAGCTCGATTTGGTGCCACTTTAGTACATCAGATGCGCGGAGCTGGACGGGATTACAAGGAGTGGCCGCACCAGTATCCATTGCACTGGGACCTCGAGCACCAGTACCCATTGCCCTGGGATCTCGTCGTCCAAGCAATAGTTCGGCGCGCCCACCAACGAGCCCGCTCGCTCGACATGGTGACACGGGCACAACCTGCATCAAGGGCACCGACGCCTGGATCAGGCCGGTGGGGAGAGAAAGGGGTAGGGGACGCCTGGATCAGGCAGGTGGGGAGAGAAAGGGGTAGGGGAGGCTAGAGGTGAGGGATGGGTATGACCGCGCTGTGATCTACCCACAGTTGTCGTGGGCTCATAGATCTCGACGGGATCCGGCTGGGGGTGAGGGCACTGTGGCGATGCGGTGTGCATAGGGGCGCGGCCGATTGTGGGGTAGATGGGCACGGTGGGAGGCGGGGGATGTGGGCAGGACGGCGAGGAGCCAGAAGGGGAGGAGGTGAGTACGGCGGGCTGGCGGCGGGTGGTGCGGCTGGAGAGGGTGCTGGTTCAACGGCGAGATTTGGGGAACCAGAGGAGTCTGGGAGGATTTCTCTGGAAGAGAAGACAACACGTGGGCGGGCTGCAGAACAGACTAGAAAGAGGGGGAGGTTTGCTAGCCGTTGGATCTCAGAGTATCTGACGGTTTGGAATAGCGATCCGTGGGACGGTATGTTCAACCAATCACAGCGCGAGTTTTCCCTCACACTGGATTGCCACATCAGCAGGAGCTGTTATTTCTTCTAACAAAAACAGCAGCATGCCGTGACGGTTTGGACGACGCTAAAAAAACAAAGCAAAGCCGGATCACTTTTTTTTAGGGAAAGCCATCATGGCGGTTTATATTTCATGTGAAAATAAAGATACATCGTTTGATAGGACGTCCACTAGAAAACCCGGAGGCTCCAACTTCCAAACAATAGTTCGAGAGGACTCCAAATTCCTAGCCAACACATCGGCCGCCATATTGGCTTCTCTAGGACAGTGATTAAAAACAATAAAACTAAAATTACGAGCTAAGAAAGTACATTCTTCATAGATTGCCGCCGCATGTCCGAGGAAGTTCCCGCCGTTCTGCATAACATCAATCACCTCCATGCAGTCCGCTTCGACATAAAGTTTGTTGCAACCCATATCATTAGCAAGTAACAACCCATTTCTCAAAGCCCTTGCTTCTGCCATCGCCGCATCCTCCACAAAGGTAATGTCCCCGCACGAAGCAACTATAAAATTTCCCATGTCATCTCGCAGGATAGCTCCTGTACTCCCAGAGCCGCTGTCCATCTCAAATCCCGTGTCGACGTTCAATTTTATAATTCCCTCAGGTGGCCTCTCCCAGCCGTGCCTCCTGATCTTTGTGTTCTTATTTCTAGCTCTCGTGAAATTTTTAGCTAGAGCTGCAATAGCCTGCGCCGATCTGGACGGGTCCTGTAGAAACTCCTCGTGGGTGTAGCGGCGACGCTCCCACGACACATACCATACAGTGGTTGCCACCAGTGCATTGCGTTGGACTCCCGTCACCGTTGCCTGTAGGCTGCTCTTGGACAGAAACATGTCATCTAGTACTGATCCTCCCTCACGTTGTGCAATACATACCTCAGCCACCAATTGTCCTAGACCTAGGATGCGCCACACATCTTGTACTCGTGGGCATAAGAATAGGGCATGTTTAATACTCTCACAATCGATACTACACATAGGACATTGCGAACTCGTGATCATATGTCTATTTTCTAGAACCCCCAGACAAGGGAACTCTCACAATCTTTATCTTGGCGGGTACACTTAATTTCCAAATGGTACTCCAAATAGGACTAGTACTTGAGGATTGAACTGAGTTTGTCATTCTCAACTTTCGTCCATGTTGGTGTTCCCACTCTTCATGATAAGCTGACCGTACAGAAAAAATACCGTTCTTATTGCAGTGCCAAGAGACAAAATCATTCATCATACCTATAGCCAGAGGTATATTCAGAATACGATGTACATCGACTGGCCAAAATAATTCATTAAGCAACTGCTCATCCCAAACTCTATTCTCTTCATCTATCAACTCAGAGACACGTGTGATAACAATATTACCCCTCGGGGTCATTACTCCCCGTGTAGGGCTGGTTGGGATCCATGGAT
Protein-coding sequences here:
- the LOC125507174 gene encoding uncharacterized protein LOC125507174 gives rise to the protein MAAEGQEKEKMVMLRSEDGVDFVLSESEAEAQCGRKIKIMMKHDFENHIIPSGDGGGGEINYCLIRLPVRGDTLSKDGKLTLMDPCRGLVPADRIYFEMNLKIVRDGGEVEDFSKGVIVFNRARLPNDKQTMGVSLNSYLSRVEVRCAYVVYPIEATIEVNILKGPCSVSRVAAWTTKNYEYSMDLYNGGKAAAEIEAGTVPLSRHVVAVPLGRKLVLLVTGRSVGDVFNKNIIVPLGRSNEMMHYRLGSALVEVKLVWTAVPRRERQDMIKDVGDESLLM